The Halomicronema hongdechloris C2206 genome includes a window with the following:
- a CDS encoding polysaccharide deacetylase family protein, giving the protein MQLDGLGLGKRWRLRPRYWGTLGVTAVAVAAAIPAILVIQPELSPPARRQSFPVTLPAAPAVVGMAAFPTEVSSRRVCHTPLATDRAEATSDSGVLTEELASRLSLPIPYLPTRAWPAIHADARLAKVPVLMYHDVLTTPQVFFDVTPSQLAEQFQQIRRQGLTPISLEQLVNHLHTGRPLPEKSIVLSFDDGYAGHYTHVYPLLQQYGYPAVFSVFTGKLDGTIAGRSRLSWTQLQDMAQDPLVTIAAHSVTHPPDLRSLPAADLRREVTAVKARLEAKLDKPIHYFTYPAGHYDERVMAAVEAAGYRAALTMSNTDEAYAGESDNLLAIARFGQSTLSQLLDQAWAGPPAPSPDTFQFSAPVQLHTLTLEGIPLALATGGWPVTIHADSRYQVPEIIAHTNAVAAVDGGFFSLKYLDSNVMIGPVLSQNSHTFVPGNASENRKLAGRPLVLMSPEVVKYIPFQPAQHNTLQGLRAELPRVTDAFVAAAWLVKDGEAQPASAFGNLFDFEAQRHRAFWGINQAGQPVVGVSQDRVDSVTLGQLLQQLGLRDAVMVDSGASTSLAYQGDSLMGYEPRPVPHVVALIPPHQATGPCPLLMRWPSRTGLAPLGRLSQ; this is encoded by the coding sequence ATGCAGTTGGACGGACTGGGGCTGGGCAAACGTTGGCGGTTACGTCCTCGGTACTGGGGGACGCTTGGGGTAACGGCAGTGGCTGTCGCAGCAGCTATACCCGCTATCCTGGTAATTCAGCCTGAATTATCGCCTCCTGCTCGGCGGCAGTCATTCCCAGTAACCTTGCCCGCAGCCCCTGCGGTTGTTGGTATGGCAGCTTTTCCCACAGAAGTATCCTCCCGACGGGTCTGTCACACTCCGTTAGCAACAGATAGGGCTGAGGCTACGTCTGATTCCGGTGTCCTCACTGAGGAGCTGGCGTCCAGGCTATCCCTGCCTATCCCCTATCTGCCAACTCGGGCTTGGCCAGCAATCCATGCAGACGCTCGCCTGGCCAAGGTACCGGTGTTGATGTACCACGACGTTTTAACAACGCCACAGGTATTCTTTGATGTGACGCCGTCTCAGTTGGCAGAGCAGTTTCAGCAGATTCGTCGGCAGGGCCTGACTCCAATTAGTTTGGAGCAATTAGTCAATCATTTACATACCGGCAGGCCTCTGCCAGAGAAATCCATCGTGCTTAGCTTCGACGATGGCTACGCTGGCCACTATACCCATGTGTACCCCTTGCTGCAGCAGTACGGTTATCCAGCGGTTTTCTCAGTGTTTACCGGCAAGTTAGATGGCACTATCGCTGGCCGCTCGAGGCTCTCCTGGACGCAGCTACAGGACATGGCCCAGGATCCTCTTGTCACCATTGCTGCCCACAGTGTTACGCATCCGCCCGATTTGCGATCGCTTCCCGCTGCCGACCTGCGTCGAGAGGTGACAGCGGTTAAGGCTCGCCTAGAAGCCAAGCTTGACAAGCCCATCCACTACTTTACCTACCCAGCTGGCCACTATGATGAGCGAGTGATGGCAGCAGTAGAGGCGGCGGGGTATCGGGCCGCCCTGACCATGAGCAATACTGACGAAGCGTATGCAGGTGAGTCTGACAATCTCCTGGCCATTGCTCGCTTTGGGCAATCGACACTGTCCCAGCTACTGGATCAGGCCTGGGCAGGCCCTCCTGCCCCTAGCCCTGACACTTTCCAGTTCAGTGCCCCTGTGCAACTGCACACCTTAACCCTGGAAGGAATTCCCCTAGCCTTGGCCACCGGGGGATGGCCTGTGACCATCCATGCCGATAGCCGCTATCAGGTTCCCGAGATCATCGCCCACACCAATGCCGTCGCGGCGGTAGATGGTGGGTTCTTTTCCCTCAAGTATCTGGACTCCAATGTCATGATTGGACCAGTGCTGAGTCAGAATAGCCACACGTTTGTGCCGGGGAATGCCAGTGAAAATCGCAAACTAGCCGGCCGCCCTCTGGTCTTAATGTCTCCCGAGGTGGTCAAGTATATTCCTTTTCAACCAGCTCAGCACAATACGCTGCAGGGCTTGCGAGCAGAGCTACCGCGGGTAACCGATGCCTTTGTAGCAGCTGCCTGGCTGGTCAAGGACGGTGAGGCTCAGCCGGCTAGTGCTTTTGGCAATCTGTTTGATTTCGAGGCCCAACGTCACCGCGCCTTTTGGGGCATTAACCAGGCTGGTCAACCGGTGGTGGGGGTGAGTCAGGACCGGGTCGACTCGGTCACCCTAGGCCAGCTGCTCCAACAGTTGGGCTTACGGGATGCCGTCATGGTGGACTCGGGCGCCAGCACCTCCTTGGCTTACCAAGGCGACTCGTTGATGGGGTATGAACCTCGCCCTGTCCCCCATGTGGTGGCGCTAATTCCCCCCCATCAGGCCACTGGTCCTTGTCCGTTGCTGATGCGATGGCCCTCAAGGACCGGTCTAGCCCCTCTGGGGCGGCTTAGCCAATGA
- a CDS encoding DUF1997 domain-containing protein, giving the protein MVRFTASQSIHLSVDPQPIPVGHYLRQPRRLINALMDMKRVDVLGDGRFRLTMRPLKFMMLHIQPTVDLQIDTEANGRIQLYSTGCQIRGNQYVNQRFDLHLKGHLAPICRQDSTHLEGTAHLVVEVELPPALRFTPRSLLETTGNGLLKSILMTIKQRLSSHLLSDYYQWVQSQLNDGQDPSTLSSSLHHQQSQG; this is encoded by the coding sequence ATGGTTCGTTTCACTGCGTCTCAGTCTATCCATCTGTCGGTTGATCCCCAACCTATTCCAGTAGGCCACTACCTACGCCAACCTCGACGCTTGATCAATGCGCTCATGGACATGAAACGGGTTGACGTCCTGGGAGATGGACGTTTCCGCTTAACTATGCGGCCTCTTAAGTTCATGATGCTACACATTCAGCCTACGGTGGATCTGCAGATAGATACTGAGGCCAACGGTCGCATTCAACTGTATTCCACCGGTTGCCAAATCCGTGGCAATCAATATGTCAACCAGCGATTCGATCTGCACCTGAAAGGCCATCTCGCGCCGATCTGTCGTCAAGACTCCACCCATCTGGAGGGAACCGCCCATCTCGTGGTTGAGGTCGAATTACCCCCGGCGCTGCGATTCACTCCCCGCTCATTATTGGAAACCACGGGCAATGGACTGCTGAAGAGTATTCTCATGACCATTAAGCAGCGGTTATCTAGCCATCTGCTGTCCGACTACTATCAGTGGGTTCAAAGCCAATTGAATGACGGCCAGGATCCCTCGACCCTATCCTCCTCTCTACATCATCAGCAGTCTCAGGGATGA
- the pheA gene encoding prephenate dehydratase gives MVRSVAHLGPRGTYSEMAALAYIRWAKLDTGDELMLRAYPSIAQALQATATGETEVTVVPVENSVEGSVAITLDMLWRLETLQIQKALVLPIVHAFLSRADRMQQVQTVYSHPQALGQCQGWIETQLPHARLIPTSSTTEALTHLQDDVRVGAIASEWAAQIYQLPVLAHAINDHADNCTKFWVLGRKASHQGNQTSLAFSLPINAPGALLKPLQILAAHDINMSRIESRPTKRSLGDYLFFIDIEADASLPNVKAALQSLKHCTETLKIFGSYSLLPIDNPCPSDPTTNTSAGAE, from the coding sequence ATGGTGCGTTCTGTTGCTCACTTGGGTCCCCGGGGAACCTATTCTGAGATGGCTGCCCTTGCCTATATTCGTTGGGCCAAGCTCGACACTGGCGATGAGTTGATGCTGCGAGCATATCCCAGTATTGCCCAGGCTCTACAAGCCACAGCAACTGGAGAAACAGAGGTGACGGTGGTGCCAGTGGAAAACTCCGTGGAGGGCAGTGTTGCCATTACTCTAGATATGCTCTGGCGCCTAGAAACCCTTCAAATTCAAAAGGCTTTAGTGTTACCGATTGTCCATGCCTTTCTGTCTCGGGCAGATAGGATGCAGCAAGTTCAGACTGTCTATTCTCACCCTCAGGCCCTAGGTCAATGTCAGGGATGGATAGAAACCCAGTTGCCTCACGCTCGTTTGATTCCAACCAGCTCAACTACAGAGGCGTTGACCCACTTACAGGATGATGTGAGAGTTGGTGCGATCGCATCCGAATGGGCTGCTCAAATCTATCAGTTACCTGTACTTGCCCACGCCATCAATGACCACGCCGACAACTGTACCAAGTTCTGGGTCCTAGGTCGTAAAGCCAGTCATCAAGGGAACCAGACCTCATTGGCGTTCAGTTTACCAATCAATGCTCCGGGGGCATTGCTCAAACCCCTACAAATTTTAGCGGCCCATGACATCAACATGAGCCGCATTGAATCTCGCCCTACCAAACGATCCCTGGGAGACTATCTATTCTTCATTGACATCGAAGCAGATGCCAGCCTTCCCAACGTAAAAGCCGCCTTACAATCTCTCAAGCACTGTACTGAGACACTCAAGATATTTGGCAGCTACAGCCTGCTCCCAATCGACAACCCTTGTCCTTCAGACCCAACCACCAACACCTCCGCCGGCGCGGAGTAG
- a CDS encoding LON peptidase substrate-binding domain-containing protein, whose translation MTFSSSIAVRELPLFPLPNLVLFPGRHLPLHIFEFRYRIMMNTILQSDRRFGVLMLDPATGQPSPVGCCAEIIHYQRLADDRMKILTIGQQRFRVLNYVRQKPYRVGLVEWIEDNPTEEDLYPLSTELERLLRDVVRLSAKLTSQEIEFPENIPELPLELSYWVASNLYGVADEQQSLLEIQDTTERLEREVDILTTTRNHLAARAALKDVLE comes from the coding sequence ATGACCTTTTCATCATCAATTGCCGTTCGCGAGCTTCCTCTGTTCCCGCTGCCCAATCTAGTGTTATTTCCTGGTCGGCATTTGCCGCTCCACATTTTTGAATTCCGTTATCGCATCATGATGAACACGATACTCCAGAGTGATAGACGCTTTGGGGTATTAATGCTGGATCCAGCCACGGGTCAACCATCACCTGTTGGGTGTTGTGCGGAAATCATCCACTACCAGCGGTTAGCCGACGACCGCATGAAAATTCTGACGATTGGCCAGCAACGATTTCGAGTCTTAAATTATGTGCGGCAAAAGCCTTATCGAGTAGGCTTGGTGGAGTGGATTGAAGATAACCCAACTGAAGAGGATCTGTATCCTCTGAGTACTGAGCTAGAGCGCTTATTACGAGATGTGGTGAGGCTTTCGGCTAAGCTCACGAGCCAGGAGATTGAATTCCCGGAGAATATTCCAGAGTTGCCTTTAGAGTTATCTTATTGGGTTGCTAGTAATCTGTACGGTGTCGCCGATGAGCAACAGTCTCTGCTAGAAATCCAGGATACGACGGAGCGTCTGGAGCGGGAAGTCGATATTTTGACCACAACCCGTAATCATCTAGCGGCCCGGGCTGCCCTCAAAGATGTGCTGGAGTAA
- the rpsJ gene encoding 30S ribosomal protein S10, whose translation MATIQQQKIRIRLKAFDRRLLDTSCEKIVDTANRTNATAIGPIPLPTKRRIYCLLRSPHVNKDSREHFETRTHRRIVDIYQPSSKTIDALMKLDLPAGVDIEVKL comes from the coding sequence ATGGCAACGATTCAGCAGCAAAAAATTCGTATCCGCCTCAAGGCCTTTGACCGCCGCCTACTCGATACGTCTTGTGAAAAGATTGTAGATACGGCTAATCGCACCAATGCCACTGCCATTGGCCCAATTCCCTTGCCGACAAAGCGTCGTATCTACTGTTTACTACGCTCACCCCACGTCAACAAAGATTCCAGAGAGCATTTCGAAACCCGTACTCATCGTCGTATTGTTGATATCTATCAGCCGTCTTCCAAGACTATCGATGCCCTCATGAAATTAGATCTACCAGCTGGAGTTGATATTGAGGTTAAGCTCTAG
- the tuf gene encoding elongation factor Tu — protein MARAKFERNKPHVNIGTIGHVDHGKTTLTAAITMALAVAGGGKARKYDEIDAAPEEKARGITINTAHVEYQTENRHYAHVDCPGHADYVKNMITGAAQMDGAILVVSAADGPMPQTREHILLAKQVGVPNIVVFLNKQDQVDDEELLELVELEVRELLSSYDFPGDDIPIVAGSALKALESLTSKPDIDRGDDEWVDKVLELMDRVDEAIPTPERDVDKPFLMAVEDVFSITGRGTVATGRIERGKVKVGDTVELVGIRDTRSTTVTGVEMFQKVLDEGMAGDNVGVLLRGIQKTDVERGMVLAKPGSITPHTKFEAEVYVLKKEEGGRHTPFFPGYKPQFFVRTTDVTGTIESFTADDGSAAEMVMPGDRIKMNVSLINPIAIEQGMRFAIREGGRTVGAGVVAKIVQ, from the coding sequence ATGGCACGCGCAAAATTTGAACGAAACAAACCTCACGTCAACATCGGCACCATCGGTCACGTGGACCATGGTAAAACCACGCTAACTGCGGCGATTACCATGGCGCTTGCTGTTGCCGGTGGCGGTAAAGCTCGCAAGTACGATGAGATTGATGCGGCTCCCGAGGAGAAAGCTCGAGGAATCACTATCAATACTGCTCACGTCGAGTATCAGACAGAGAATCGTCACTATGCCCATGTGGATTGCCCTGGCCATGCTGATTATGTGAAAAACATGATCACTGGAGCCGCTCAGATGGATGGGGCAATCTTGGTGGTATCTGCTGCTGATGGTCCTATGCCTCAGACCCGTGAGCACATCCTGCTAGCGAAGCAAGTCGGCGTGCCAAACATCGTGGTCTTTCTTAACAAGCAGGATCAAGTAGATGATGAGGAACTCTTAGAGCTGGTGGAGCTAGAAGTACGTGAGCTACTGAGTTCCTATGATTTTCCTGGCGATGACATTCCTATCGTGGCTGGGTCTGCCCTGAAGGCATTGGAATCATTGACCTCTAAGCCTGACATCGATCGCGGTGACGATGAATGGGTAGATAAGGTCCTCGAACTGATGGACCGAGTAGACGAAGCTATTCCGACCCCTGAGCGTGACGTGGATAAGCCATTCCTGATGGCGGTTGAGGACGTCTTCTCTATTACTGGACGCGGCACCGTAGCTACGGGACGGATTGAGCGGGGTAAGGTGAAAGTTGGCGACACGGTTGAGCTTGTCGGCATTCGTGATACTCGCAGCACCACAGTGACTGGTGTGGAGATGTTCCAAAAAGTGCTCGACGAAGGCATGGCTGGTGACAACGTGGGAGTTCTCCTACGGGGTATCCAGAAAACTGATGTCGAGCGGGGCATGGTACTTGCCAAGCCGGGTAGTATTACACCCCATACAAAGTTTGAGGCTGAGGTGTATGTCTTGAAGAAAGAGGAAGGGGGACGTCATACACCCTTTTTCCCTGGCTACAAGCCTCAGTTCTTCGTCCGAACCACAGATGTAACCGGCACTATTGAGAGCTTCACGGCTGATGATGGTAGTGCGGCTGAGATGGTAATGCCAGGAGATCGCATTAAAATGAATGTGAGTCTGATTAATCCCATTGCCATTGAGCAAGGCATGCGCTTTGCTATTCGGGAAGGCGGCCGTACTGTTGGTGCCGGTGTGGTTGCTAAGATCGTCCAATAG
- the fusA gene encoding elongation factor G translates to MERSTPLKRVRNIGIAAHIDAGKTTTTERILFYSGIVHKLGEVHEGTAVTDWMAQERERGITITAAAISTRWRDHQINIIDTPGHVDFTIEVERSMRVLDGVIAVFCSVGGVQPQSETVWRQAERYRVPRIAFVNKMDRTGANFFKVYNQIVERLKANAVPIQIPIGAEDGFRGVVDLVGMRARIYNDDLGMDMVDTDIPDDVADLAHEYRTKLIESVAEADDALMEKYLEGESLGEEDIATALRQGTIAGTIVPMLCGSAFKNKGVQLLLDAVVDYLPAPTEVPPIQGLLPSGETAERHADDDEPLAALAFKVMSDPYGRLTFLRVYSGILKKGSYIYNATKDQKERASRLIVLKADERIEVDELRAGDLGAVIGLKNTFTGDTICDPDNVIILESLYIPEPVISVAVEPKTKQDMDKLSKALQSLSEEDPTFRVSTDPETNQTVIAGMGELHLDILVDRMLREFRVEANIGAPQVAYRETIRKPTQVEGKFVRQSGGKGQYGHVVIDVEPSEPGSGFEFTSKIVGGSIPKEYIPSAEQGMKEACESGILAGYPVIDLKVTLVDGSYHDVDSSEMAFKIAGSMAMKDAVLKASPVLLEPMMKVEVEVPEDFLGDVIGDLNSRRGHIEGMGTEESLAKVTAKVPLAEMFGYATDIRSKTQGRGIFSMEFSEYDEVPRNVAETIIAKNSGNA, encoded by the coding sequence GTGGAACGGAGCACCCCGCTGAAACGTGTCAGAAACATTGGTATTGCTGCCCACATTGATGCCGGCAAGACAACGACAACTGAACGCATCTTGTTCTATTCCGGTATCGTGCACAAACTCGGTGAAGTGCATGAAGGAACTGCCGTTACCGACTGGATGGCACAGGAACGGGAGCGGGGAATTACAATCACAGCTGCAGCCATTAGCACTCGTTGGCGAGATCACCAGATCAACATCATTGATACGCCTGGCCACGTGGATTTCACGATTGAAGTGGAACGGTCTATGCGTGTACTCGATGGGGTGATCGCCGTTTTTTGTTCTGTGGGTGGAGTTCAGCCTCAGTCAGAGACAGTTTGGCGCCAAGCCGAGCGGTATCGAGTGCCGCGGATTGCCTTCGTTAACAAGATGGACCGCACCGGGGCAAATTTCTTCAAGGTCTACAACCAGATAGTCGAACGCCTGAAGGCGAATGCGGTTCCGATTCAAATCCCTATTGGTGCCGAGGACGGTTTCCGGGGAGTCGTCGATCTAGTCGGTATGCGAGCCCGCATCTACAATGACGATCTCGGCATGGATATGGTCGACACAGATATCCCCGACGATGTCGCCGATCTTGCCCATGAGTATCGCACTAAGCTAATTGAATCAGTGGCTGAGGCCGACGATGCCCTCATGGAAAAGTATCTTGAGGGGGAATCACTCGGCGAGGAGGATATCGCCACTGCCCTGCGTCAAGGAACCATTGCTGGCACTATTGTTCCTATGTTGTGCGGCTCAGCTTTTAAGAATAAAGGAGTCCAGCTACTTCTGGATGCTGTGGTGGATTATCTGCCGGCTCCGACTGAAGTGCCTCCCATCCAAGGACTACTGCCGAGTGGTGAAACAGCTGAGCGCCATGCAGACGATGACGAGCCTTTGGCGGCTTTAGCCTTCAAAGTCATGTCTGATCCTTATGGTCGACTGACGTTTTTACGGGTTTACTCCGGCATCTTGAAAAAGGGTAGCTACATCTATAACGCCACCAAGGATCAAAAGGAGCGTGCCTCCCGTTTGATTGTGCTTAAAGCAGATGAGCGTATCGAGGTTGATGAACTACGGGCAGGTGATTTAGGGGCTGTCATTGGTCTGAAAAATACGTTCACTGGTGACACCATCTGTGACCCCGATAATGTGATTATTCTGGAATCGCTTTATATTCCTGAGCCAGTTATTTCGGTGGCGGTTGAACCCAAAACCAAGCAAGATATGGACAAATTGTCCAAGGCTTTACAGTCTCTCTCGGAAGAAGATCCAACGTTCCGCGTCAGTACAGACCCTGAAACCAACCAAACGGTGATTGCTGGGATGGGAGAACTCCACCTAGATATATTGGTTGATCGTATGTTGCGGGAGTTTAGGGTTGAAGCCAATATTGGCGCCCCCCAAGTGGCTTACCGGGAAACCATCCGTAAGCCTACTCAGGTAGAAGGTAAATTTGTTCGTCAAAGCGGTGGCAAGGGACAGTATGGCCACGTTGTGATTGATGTGGAGCCGAGCGAGCCTGGCAGTGGCTTTGAGTTCACGTCTAAAATTGTTGGAGGCTCGATTCCTAAAGAATACATTCCATCTGCCGAGCAGGGCATGAAAGAAGCCTGTGAATCTGGTATCCTAGCTGGGTACCCCGTGATCGATTTGAAAGTTACATTAGTGGATGGGTCTTATCATGATGTGGACTCTTCCGAGATGGCTTTCAAGATTGCTGGCTCCATGGCTATGAAAGATGCTGTGTTGAAGGCTTCGCCTGTCCTTCTAGAGCCCATGATGAAAGTCGAAGTTGAGGTGCCCGAGGATTTCCTCGGTGATGTGATCGGCGACCTCAACTCTCGCCGCGGTCATATTGAAGGTATGGGCACTGAGGAAAGCCTCGCCAAGGTGACTGCAAAGGTTCCTCTGGCTGAGATGTTTGGTTATGCCACCGATATCCGCTCCAAAACGCAGGGTCGAGGCATATTTTCGATGGAATTCAGTGAATATGACGAGGTTCCTCGTAATGTTGCTGAAACCATCATCGCTAAAAACAGTGGGAACGCATAG
- the rpsG gene encoding 30S ribosomal protein S7, which yields MSRRTFIQKRPVPSDSLYNSRLVTMMARRMMQDGKKSVADRIVYGAFKIIEDRTGGDPLEIFEQAVRNTTPLVEVKARRVGGATYQVPMEVRPERGIALALRWLTQFSRQRSGKSMEMKLANELMDAANETGGAVRRREETHRMAEANKAFAHYRY from the coding sequence ATGTCTCGCCGCACCTTTATCCAGAAGCGCCCTGTTCCCTCGGACTCTCTCTATAACAGTCGCCTCGTCACCATGATGGCTCGGCGCATGATGCAAGATGGGAAAAAATCAGTGGCCGATCGCATCGTCTATGGCGCCTTTAAAATCATCGAAGACCGCACTGGTGGTGATCCCCTAGAAATCTTTGAACAAGCGGTCCGCAATACCACCCCATTAGTGGAGGTCAAAGCCCGCCGAGTAGGAGGGGCGACCTATCAAGTTCCCATGGAAGTTCGCCCGGAGAGAGGAATAGCTCTGGCACTACGCTGGCTGACTCAGTTTTCTCGGCAGCGCTCTGGCAAGAGTATGGAAATGAAGTTAGCCAATGAACTCATGGACGCCGCCAATGAAACCGGTGGTGCTGTGCGTCGCCGGGAGGAAACCCATCGTATGGCTGAGGCGAATAAGGCATTTGCCCATTACCGATACTAA
- the rpsL gene encoding 30S ribosomal protein S12, with amino-acid sequence MPTIQQLIRSERQKAKQTTKSPALKSCPQRRGVCTRVYTTTPKKPNSALRKVARVRLTSGFEVTAYIPGIGHNLQEHSVVMIRGGRVKDLPGVRYHIIRGTLDTAGVKDRRQGRSKYGAKRPK; translated from the coding sequence ATGCCCACGATTCAGCAGCTGATTCGCAGCGAGCGGCAGAAAGCTAAACAAACAACCAAGTCACCGGCCCTAAAGAGCTGTCCTCAGCGCCGTGGGGTCTGTACTCGCGTATACACCACTACTCCTAAGAAGCCCAACTCAGCGCTACGTAAAGTCGCAAGGGTACGGTTAACATCTGGGTTCGAGGTGACTGCATACATTCCTGGCATTGGGCATAATCTACAAGAGCACTCAGTTGTCATGATTCGGGGTGGCCGTGTTAAGGATCTGCCCGGCGTGCGTTACCACATCATTCGCGGCACTCTTGATACTGCAGGTGTTAAAGATCGGCGTCAGGGACGCTCTAAATACGGAGCTAAGCGTCCCAAGTAA
- a CDS encoding HesB/IscA family protein, which translates to MIHLTPAALRELKRLQMKQPNIPPIIRLSLQSGGCGEWTYCLGLDNPRLSAPSTDDIFQDHGEFRIVISATDRPRLEELTIDYTEDLMGGGFRFINPQAVQTCGCGNAFSLTLSSEPGTECLTSNREELSPEQE; encoded by the coding sequence ATGATCCACTTAACTCCGGCAGCCCTGCGAGAGCTAAAGCGCTTGCAGATGAAGCAACCCAACATTCCCCCCATTATTCGCCTGAGCCTTCAAAGCGGGGGATGTGGCGAGTGGACTTACTGCCTAGGGCTAGATAATCCTCGACTTTCAGCGCCATCAACTGATGACATCTTTCAGGATCATGGGGAGTTTCGCATCGTCATCTCTGCCACTGATCGGCCTCGACTAGAGGAACTAACCATTGACTACACCGAAGACCTGATGGGAGGAGGCTTCCGATTTATCAACCCTCAGGCTGTCCAGACCTGTGGCTGCGGTAATGCCTTCTCCTTAACGCTCAGCTCGGAACCCGGAACCGAGTGTCTGACTTCCAATCGAGAGGAGTTGTCCCCAGAGCAAGAGTAG
- a CDS encoding phosphomannose isomerase type II C-terminal cupin domain, whose protein sequence is MPKTEESLQTTTLPVPAANGAKGIAATELRPWGSFTILEEAQGYKIKRIEVKPGHRLSLQMHHHRSEHWIVVSGTAKVTCGEQEILLCTNQSTYVPPCTAHRLENAGVIPLVLIEVQNGEYLGEDDIVRFHDDYARVKN, encoded by the coding sequence GTGCCTAAGACCGAAGAAAGCCTACAAACTACGACCTTACCGGTACCCGCTGCCAATGGGGCCAAAGGTATCGCGGCAACTGAGTTGCGACCTTGGGGTTCCTTCACCATCCTAGAAGAGGCTCAAGGCTACAAGATTAAGCGTATTGAAGTGAAACCAGGCCACAGACTCAGCCTGCAGATGCATCATCACCGGAGTGAGCACTGGATCGTAGTATCCGGCACGGCCAAAGTCACCTGTGGTGAGCAAGAAATTTTACTGTGCACTAACCAATCCACCTATGTTCCGCCCTGCACAGCCCACCGCCTAGAAAATGCTGGTGTCATTCCCCTAGTGCTGATCGAAGTCCAAAACGGTGAATATCTCGGTGAAGACGATATCGTCCGCTTCCATGACGACTATGCCCGGGTAAAAAACTAG